The Candidatus Methylomirabilota bacterium genome has a segment encoding these proteins:
- a CDS encoding ABC transporter permease, translating into MPVDYLAKRFGVFLLIVWIAATLNFFLPRLSGQDPVRVKLLQQAQLGGYVQAGIDAMVKEYDRRFGLDQPLWVQYLAYLHDAARLDFNYSIANYPRTVNEIIAEAIPWTIGLLGATTLLSFGIGTFLGALLAWPRAPRWIRFLLPPLWALHAIPFFLFGLILMYLLAFRITVLPMFGGYSAGAFPALTLDFAADVLKHSILPAMSIVLVATGGWALTMRGMMVTTQGEDFVTFAEAKGLKSLTIFLHYCARNAILPQTTGLALALGQILSGAVLVEVIFAYPGIGTVLYHAIRENDHFLIQGIVFTVIVALGLATLILDAIYPLLDPRISYRKA; encoded by the coding sequence GTGCCCGTCGACTACCTGGCGAAACGGTTCGGCGTCTTTCTGCTGATCGTCTGGATTGCGGCGACCCTCAATTTCTTTCTGCCCCGCTTGTCCGGCCAGGACCCGGTCAGGGTCAAGCTACTCCAGCAAGCCCAGCTCGGCGGCTACGTCCAGGCGGGCATCGACGCGATGGTCAAGGAGTACGACCGGCGGTTCGGCCTGGACCAGCCGCTCTGGGTCCAGTACCTCGCCTATCTTCACGATGCGGCCCGGTTGGACTTCAACTACTCCATCGCCAATTACCCACGGACCGTGAACGAGATCATCGCCGAGGCGATTCCCTGGACCATCGGCCTGCTGGGCGCGACGACCCTGCTCTCCTTCGGCATCGGGACCTTCCTGGGCGCGCTGCTGGCCTGGCCGAGGGCGCCCCGGTGGATCCGGTTCCTCCTGCCGCCGCTGTGGGCGCTTCACGCCATTCCGTTCTTCCTGTTCGGGCTCATCCTGATGTACCTCCTGGCCTTCCGGATCACGGTGCTGCCGATGTTCGGTGGCTACAGCGCCGGAGCGTTTCCGGCCCTGACCCTGGATTTCGCGGCCGACGTGCTCAAGCACTCGATCCTGCCGGCGATGTCCATCGTCCTGGTGGCGACGGGAGGGTGGGCGCTGACGATGCGCGGGATGATGGTCACGACCCAGGGCGAGGACTTCGTGACCTTTGCCGAAGCCAAGGGGCTCAAGAGCCTCACCATCTTCCTGCACTACTGTGCGCGGAACGCCATTCTCCCCCAGACGACGGGCCTGGCTCTGGCCCTGGGACAGATCCTCTCGGGGGCGGTCCTGGTCGAGGTGATCTTCGCCTACCCCGGCATCGGCACGGTTCTGTACCATGCCATTCGGGAGAACGATCACTTTCTCATCCAGGGAATCGTCTTCACGGTCATCGTGGCCCTGGGCCTGGCGACGTTGATCCTCGATGCGATCTATCCCCTCCTCGACCCCCGGATCTCCTACCGAAAGGCCTAG
- a CDS encoding ABC transporter permease → MLAAGLRYARRNVSLVVGAVFLLILVLFVGLGHLFVNTSRSRPLSVPALRPPSWENPFGTDRQGRDLLAVMVAGTPLTLRIGFVAGFLGVGLGSLLGFVSAYYRGKLDTVIRGIVDIGLTVPGLLVLIIIAVSIKEGLTVDQMAIVVASLAWLNPTRTIRAQVLSLRERAYVEVARLSGMSGPAIIVKELMPNLLPYLAATLVNSVSNAILASVGLEVLGLGPIDAPTLGMTLYWVNYNAALINGWWWWWVAPIAIILIVFLGLFFLTVGLDELANPRLRSAV, encoded by the coding sequence ATGCTGGCGGCTGGGCTGCGCTACGCGCGCCGCAACGTCTCCCTGGTGGTGGGCGCGGTCTTCCTCCTGATCCTGGTCCTCTTCGTGGGGCTGGGCCACCTCTTCGTGAACACGAGCCGATCCCGACCGCTCTCCGTGCCCGCCCTTCGACCGCCGTCCTGGGAGAACCCCTTCGGCACGGATCGGCAAGGCCGGGACTTGCTGGCCGTCATGGTCGCCGGAACCCCCCTGACCCTGCGGATCGGCTTCGTGGCCGGGTTCCTGGGGGTCGGACTGGGATCGCTCCTGGGCTTCGTCTCCGCGTACTACCGCGGGAAGCTCGACACGGTCATCCGGGGGATCGTCGACATCGGCCTGACCGTGCCCGGACTGCTGGTGCTGATCATCATTGCTGTCTCGATCAAAGAAGGTCTGACGGTCGACCAGATGGCGATCGTCGTGGCTTCCCTCGCCTGGCTGAATCCAACGCGCACCATCCGTGCCCAGGTGCTCAGCCTGAGAGAGCGCGCCTACGTCGAGGTGGCCCGTCTGTCCGGCATGAGTGGTCCCGCGATCATCGTCAAGGAACTGATGCCCAACCTCCTGCCGTACCTGGCGGCCACGCTGGTGAACTCGGTGTCGAACGCCATCCTCGCCTCGGTCGGCCTGGAGGTCCTCGGGCTCGGACCCATCGATGCCCCGACCCTGGGGATGACCCTCTACTGGGTCAACTACAACGCCGCGCTCATCAATGGCTGGTGGTGGTGGTGGGTGGCCCCTATCGCCATCATCCTCATCGTCTTCCTCGGGCTCTTCTTCCTCACCGTCGGATTGGACGAGCTCGCCAACCCCAGACTCCGAAGCGCGGTATGA
- a CDS encoding ABC transporter ATP-binding protein: MMPDILGIRGLVVHYHTPLGAVKAADNVTFSLRARERLGLAGESGSGKSTLALSILRLIKPPGRIEAGEVWLDGVNLLTLAEEEMRQLRLARIALIPQGSMNSLNPVMRIKGQIADALRDHGARMAKRHVAERVRDLLQRVGLPSEVADMFPHQLSGGMKQRVCIAIAISLRPKVIIADEPTSALDVVVQKQVMETLARVQKDLDASLLLVGHDMGLMAQFVDRVGVMYAGKLVEVSPVRQIFTKPLHPYTQMLIASLPSLTRKGVFEGIPGLPPLLRDVPAGCAFHPRCPFAFDRCRTEAPAFREARPDSWAACHLP; the protein is encoded by the coding sequence ATGATGCCGGACATCCTCGGGATCCGCGGGCTGGTGGTTCACTACCACACGCCGCTGGGCGCGGTGAAGGCGGCGGACAACGTCACATTCAGCCTCCGAGCCCGGGAGCGGCTTGGCCTGGCCGGGGAGTCCGGATCCGGCAAGTCCACCCTGGCCCTGTCCATCCTCCGCCTGATCAAGCCCCCGGGCCGCATCGAGGCCGGGGAGGTCTGGCTCGACGGCGTCAACCTGTTGACCCTCGCCGAGGAGGAGATGCGGCAGCTCCGGCTGGCCCGGATCGCCCTGATCCCGCAGGGCTCGATGAACTCGCTGAATCCGGTGATGCGGATCAAGGGCCAGATCGCCGACGCGCTGAGGGACCACGGGGCACGGATGGCCAAGCGGCACGTGGCGGAGCGGGTCCGCGACCTCTTGCAGCGGGTCGGCCTCCCGTCCGAGGTCGCCGACATGTTCCCCCACCAGCTCAGCGGTGGCATGAAGCAGCGGGTCTGCATCGCCATCGCGATCAGCTTGCGCCCCAAGGTGATCATCGCCGATGAGCCGACCAGCGCGCTCGACGTGGTCGTGCAAAAGCAGGTGATGGAGACGCTGGCCCGGGTGCAGAAGGACCTCGACGCCTCCCTGCTCCTGGTGGGGCACGACATGGGGCTGATGGCCCAGTTCGTGGACCGCGTCGGGGTCATGTACGCGGGGAAGCTGGTCGAAGTCTCTCCGGTACGCCAGATCTTCACCAAGCCGCTGCACCCGTATACCCAGATGCTCATCGCCAGTCTCCCGTCGCTCACGCGAAAGGGCGTCTTCGAAGGCATCCCGGGCCTGCCGCCGCTGCTGCGGGACGTTCCGGCGGGGTGCGCGTTCCATCCCCGATGTCCCTTTGCCTTCGATCGCTGCCGGACGGAAGCGCCCGCCTTCCGAGAGGCGCGGCCCGACTCCTGGGCCGCGTGTCACCTCCCGTAG